The Opitutaceae bacterium genome has a window encoding:
- a CDS encoding aldo/keto reductase: MNKETSGSDRAMSRRQFIGAGVATTVALTAGRAVGAEPSAGEPTRDSGLLPYNPRTHRAMPTRNLGRTGFRTGIFSLGCQAAIEKKGNADQAVEIIHRALDLGVNYLDTSHVYGGGASETHVGLVMRERRKEAFLATKTGRRDREGALEEFAISLERLQTDHVDLYQLHNVQTMEQLDQIFAPDGAIHAFEQLKKEGRTLFVGITGHFEPNVLREAINRYPFDCILMAMNAADRHYLSFIEHLLPFALEKEMGIIGMKVATRGRVLSEWVPGPLEDQPERMRTARPGTLTMEEALRYNMSLPVSTNIVGVDNVEQLEENLATASGFTPLSPGEMAALEERTLPIVRQALYFRRWELGA; encoded by the coding sequence ATGAACAAGGAAACCTCTGGATCGGATCGGGCGATGAGTCGTCGCCAGTTTATCGGGGCGGGCGTCGCCACCACGGTGGCGCTGACCGCCGGACGGGCCGTCGGCGCGGAGCCTTCAGCGGGAGAGCCGACCCGGGACTCCGGCCTGCTCCCCTACAATCCACGCACCCACCGGGCCATGCCGACCCGCAACCTTGGTCGAACGGGGTTCCGGACGGGCATCTTCAGCCTCGGTTGCCAGGCTGCCATCGAGAAGAAGGGAAACGCCGATCAGGCGGTTGAGATCATCCATCGTGCCCTTGATCTCGGTGTCAACTACCTGGATACATCCCACGTTTACGGGGGAGGAGCCAGCGAGACCCATGTCGGGCTTGTCATGCGGGAACGAAGGAAGGAGGCCTTTCTGGCAACCAAGACCGGTCGGCGCGATCGGGAGGGAGCCCTGGAGGAATTCGCGATCAGCCTTGAGCGGCTCCAGACGGACCATGTGGATCTTTACCAGCTGCACAACGTTCAGACGATGGAGCAGCTTGACCAGATCTTCGCTCCGGATGGGGCGATTCATGCGTTTGAGCAACTGAAGAAGGAGGGACGCACGCTTTTTGTGGGCATCACCGGGCACTTCGAGCCAAATGTCCTGCGGGAGGCGATCAATCGCTATCCCTTCGACTGCATCCTCATGGCGATGAATGCGGCGGACCGGCACTACCTGAGTTTCATCGAGCATCTCTTGCCGTTCGCTTTGGAGAAGGAGATGGGCATCATTGGCATGAAGGTCGCGACCCGCGGTCGAGTCCTGTCGGAATGGGTACCCGGACCGCTCGAGGATCAACCGGAACGCATGCGGACGGCCCGACCGGGCACCCTGACCATGGAGGAAGCCCTGCGCTACAACATGTCACTTCCAGTCAGCACCAATATCGTCGGAGTGGACAACGTGGAACAGCTGGAGGAGAATCTGGCCACCGCTTCAGGTTTCACTCCGCTGAGCCCGGGTGAGATGGCGGCGCTCGAGGAACGCACCCTGCCGATCGTCCGGCAGGCGCTCTATTTCCGCCGTTGGGAATTGGGAGCCTGA
- a CDS encoding GNAT family N-acetyltransferase: MSTTTIRYARRDELPALAALARRVWKIHYPGIITEGQIDYMLARGYAIPTLEAELEAGIAFPLLWSDGNLIGLASFGPGGRQAEAKLHKLYLDPDFHGHGLGQKLLSWIEAEAVGRGFNRIVLQVNKQNTKAIAAYRRRGFTVRTSLVVDIGGGYLMDDYLMEKDLLLPGTVGVGKS; the protein is encoded by the coding sequence ATGAGCACCACGACCATCCGCTATGCCCGACGGGACGAACTCCCCGCTCTCGCCGCACTGGCCCGACGTGTCTGGAAAATCCACTACCCAGGCATCATCACCGAAGGGCAGATCGACTATATGCTCGCACGGGGCTACGCCATCCCGACCCTCGAAGCGGAACTCGAGGCGGGGATCGCCTTCCCCCTGCTCTGGTCGGACGGGAATCTCATCGGGCTCGCCTCCTTCGGCCCGGGCGGCCGACAGGCTGAGGCCAAGCTCCACAAACTCTATCTCGACCCGGACTTCCACGGCCACGGACTCGGTCAAAAGCTGCTCAGCTGGATCGAAGCTGAAGCGGTCGGCCGCGGCTTCAACCGGATCGTCCTCCAGGTCAACAAGCAGAACACGAAGGCCATCGCCGCCTACCGGCGCCGCGGATTCACTGTCCGCACCTCTCTCGTCGTCGACATCGGCGGAGGTTACCTGATGGACGATTACCTGATGGAGAAGGACCTCCTCCTGCCAGGGACGGTCGGCGTCGGAAAGAGTTGA
- a CDS encoding DUF2264 domain-containing protein has protein sequence MSDAQTQKSPSDRQKWLDHLQRMASAVLEAAAEGKLHEKMPVEQHAQGVAREQVTHLEAVGRLLAGIAPWLELENLPEGPEKESQSRYRELARKAIVAITNPASPDFCNFTEYGQPLVDAAFLAQSLVRAPVQLVQKLPEKGRYDLSKALQSTRGIAPGFNNWLLFPAMIEAALHRLDSRWEPVRIEYAIRQHEQWYRGDGLYSDGPVFHLDYYNSFVIHPMLLDIFGEVGRVREWISPEYPKIVLKRAQRCAVHLEHLISPEATFPPLGRSLAYRTGSLQLLAQLAQKSSLPKELKPGQVRSALTAVMDRMLSASGTYDENGWLRIGFCGNQSTIGENYISTGSLYLASAVLLPLGLAADQPFWSANAEDWTAKRLWSGKHAPIDRALSDRPVI, from the coding sequence ATGAGCGACGCCCAAACCCAGAAAAGCCCGTCGGATCGGCAGAAATGGCTGGATCACCTCCAGCGCATGGCCTCTGCCGTCCTCGAAGCCGCCGCTGAAGGCAAGCTGCATGAGAAGATGCCGGTCGAACAGCATGCCCAGGGAGTCGCCAGGGAGCAGGTGACCCACCTCGAGGCGGTCGGTCGCCTCCTCGCGGGTATCGCCCCGTGGCTGGAGCTTGAGAATCTGCCCGAAGGCCCGGAAAAGGAATCGCAAAGTCGTTACCGGGAACTCGCCCGCAAGGCCATTGTCGCCATCACCAATCCGGCATCGCCCGATTTCTGCAATTTCACGGAATACGGTCAGCCACTCGTCGACGCCGCCTTTCTGGCCCAGAGTCTTGTCCGTGCGCCCGTTCAATTGGTCCAGAAGCTGCCCGAAAAGGGCCGGTACGATCTTTCCAAGGCCCTCCAGTCCACCCGCGGTATCGCCCCGGGCTTCAACAACTGGCTCCTTTTCCCCGCGATGATCGAAGCCGCCCTGCACCGGCTCGATTCCAGGTGGGAGCCGGTCCGAATTGAATACGCAATTCGCCAGCACGAGCAATGGTACCGGGGGGACGGCCTCTACAGCGATGGACCCGTCTTCCACCTCGACTATTACAACAGCTTTGTCATCCACCCAATGCTCCTGGACATCTTCGGCGAAGTCGGGCGCGTCCGCGAATGGATCTCACCCGAGTACCCAAAGATCGTCCTCAAACGGGCCCAACGCTGTGCCGTCCACCTCGAACACCTGATTTCCCCGGAAGCCACCTTCCCACCCCTCGGCCGTTCCCTCGCCTACCGCACGGGATCCCTCCAGCTTCTGGCGCAGCTGGCCCAGAAATCCAGCCTTCCCAAGGAACTCAAACCGGGTCAGGTCCGCTCCGCCCTGACTGCCGTCATGGATCGGATGTTGAGCGCCTCCGGCACCTACGACGAAAACGGCTGGCTCCGGATCGGGTTTTGCGGGAACCAGAGCACCATCGGGGAAAACTATATCTCCACCGGCAGTCTTTACCTGGCCTCCGCGGTTTTACTGCCTCTCGGCCTCGCGGCGGACCAGCCCTTCTGGTCGGCCAACGCCGAGGACTGGACGGCCAAACGTCTCTGGTCCGGCAAACATGCCCCGATCGATCGGGCCCTCTCCGACCGCCCGGTCATCTAG
- a CDS encoding ABC transporter ATP-binding protein, whose translation MPAKVPVIDLQGVTVVRDARILSDIHWTVGRGEHWAILGANGSGKTSLLSILSGYLTPSEGIVRVCGQTYGEVDWRELRKRFGVVSSTIRQAIEPAEPADEIVISGREAIINYWGSPTGAEKRRARKILADLECLYLADRTWRVLSQGERQRVLIGRALMAELDLLILDEPCAGLDPVARESFLQSVHRLVRKPDAPTVLLVTHHVEEIPPAFTHVLLLKHGRVLAAGRKWTILTDDLLSQAFDARVTLTRKRGRCQIKLG comes from the coding sequence GTGCCGGCGAAAGTCCCAGTCATCGATCTTCAGGGGGTCACCGTGGTCCGCGACGCCCGGATTCTCTCGGATATCCATTGGACGGTGGGCCGGGGTGAACATTGGGCGATTCTTGGGGCGAACGGTTCCGGCAAGACTTCCCTGCTCAGCATCCTTTCCGGCTACCTGACTCCGAGCGAAGGAATCGTCCGGGTCTGTGGGCAGACCTACGGGGAGGTGGACTGGCGTGAGCTGCGCAAACGTTTCGGGGTGGTCAGCAGCACGATCCGTCAGGCGATTGAACCGGCCGAGCCGGCGGATGAAATCGTGATCAGCGGACGCGAAGCAATCATCAATTACTGGGGCAGTCCGACCGGGGCGGAGAAGCGGCGGGCACGGAAGATCCTGGCGGATCTGGAATGTCTTTATCTGGCAGACCGGACCTGGCGGGTGCTTTCGCAAGGGGAACGCCAGCGGGTCCTGATCGGAAGGGCCTTGATGGCCGAGTTGGACCTCCTGATTCTGGACGAACCCTGTGCCGGTCTCGATCCGGTCGCGCGGGAGAGTTTTCTGCAGTCCGTGCACCGATTGGTCCGCAAGCCGGATGCCCCGACCGTCCTGCTGGTCACGCACCACGTGGAAGAGATCCCTCCCGCCTTCACCCATGTCCTGCTGCTGAAACACGGAAGGGTCCTTGCGGCAGGGAGGAAGTGGACCATCCTCACCGACGACCTGCTTTCCCAAGCCTTCGACGCCCGTGTCACCCTGACCCGGAAGCGGGGACGTTGTCAGATTAAGCTGGGCTGA
- a CDS encoding L,D-transpeptidase → MLISRKNSSYRALAGFLAGLAGTAIAASAQDRIEFKPPPPLPSPPPAASKTFQPGPVADLLEAQIALCRRSISSGSIDGVYGAQTQAALKAFQQANYLRVNGELDYATRQKLILTRPALTTITVQEEDLAALHPVPGTWLEKSEMEHLGYASILEMAAERGHAHPNLIRRLNPSVDWNEVPPGTALSIPDAAREESPVKIATALIHLGGKTLQAYDEQGRLLMHFPCSIAQRVEKRPVGRIEVKVIATDPNYTFDPDVFPESAEARQLKRKLMIPPGPNNPVGVAWVGLSLPGYGIHGTPEPEKVGRTESHGCFRLANWNAATFSKASWIGMPVYVEE, encoded by the coding sequence ATGTTGATTTCTCGGAAGAACAGTTCATACCGGGCACTGGCAGGATTCCTTGCAGGACTCGCCGGCACCGCGATCGCCGCTTCCGCCCAAGACCGGATCGAGTTCAAGCCCCCACCACCGCTGCCCTCTCCCCCGCCGGCCGCCAGCAAAACCTTCCAGCCCGGACCGGTTGCCGATCTGCTTGAGGCCCAGATCGCCCTCTGCCGCCGCAGCATTTCCTCCGGGTCCATCGACGGGGTCTACGGTGCCCAGACCCAGGCGGCCCTCAAGGCCTTTCAACAGGCCAACTACCTGCGGGTGAACGGCGAACTCGACTATGCCACCCGACAGAAACTCATCCTGACCCGACCGGCCCTGACCACGATCACCGTGCAGGAGGAAGATCTTGCCGCCCTCCATCCGGTCCCCGGAACCTGGCTGGAAAAGTCCGAAATGGAACATCTCGGCTACGCTTCCATTCTTGAAATGGCCGCCGAACGCGGCCATGCCCATCCCAACCTCATCCGCCGACTGAATCCGTCTGTCGACTGGAATGAGGTTCCTCCTGGAACCGCCCTCTCGATCCCGGATGCAGCCCGGGAGGAGAGTCCGGTGAAGATCGCCACGGCCCTCATCCATCTCGGAGGCAAGACCCTCCAGGCCTACGATGAGCAGGGCCGGCTCCTGATGCACTTCCCCTGCAGTATCGCCCAAAGGGTGGAAAAGCGACCGGTTGGCCGGATCGAGGTCAAGGTCATCGCGACCGACCCCAATTACACCTTTGACCCGGACGTGTTCCCGGAGTCGGCCGAGGCACGCCAATTGAAGCGCAAACTCATGATTCCGCCCGGACCGAACAACCCGGTCGGAGTGGCCTGGGTGGGCCTCAGCCTTCCCGGTTACGGCATTCACGGAACCCCCGAACCCGAGAAAGTCGGCCGGACCGAATCCCATGGCTGTTTCCGCCTCGCCAACTGGAATGCCGCCACCTTTTCCAAAGCTTCCTGGATCGGCATGCCAGTCTACGTGGAAGAGTGA
- a CDS encoding GreA/GreB family elongation factor, with product MIDKSHLIQRVIESLKEELAVIRDGARDAYEEATHEESQPENRFDTHSLEASYRAAGQAKVAVELESALMRCQSMELKTFGEGEPIAIGAIVEVQSKDGLEVYFLIPTAGGVEIKDKEQTISVITPQSPIGKLLVGRRAGETVSQTTSTRPRQLEIVRVC from the coding sequence ATGATAGACAAATCGCATCTGATTCAACGTGTCATCGAGTCCCTCAAGGAGGAGCTTGCCGTCATCAGGGATGGGGCCCGTGACGCCTACGAAGAAGCCACCCACGAAGAGAGCCAGCCGGAAAACCGGTTCGACACCCACAGTCTCGAGGCCTCCTACCGCGCGGCCGGACAGGCCAAAGTCGCGGTCGAACTCGAATCCGCCCTGATGCGGTGCCAGTCAATGGAATTGAAAACCTTCGGCGAGGGCGAACCGATCGCGATCGGTGCCATCGTCGAGGTCCAGTCCAAGGATGGGCTCGAGGTATACTTCCTCATCCCGACCGCCGGCGGCGTGGAAATCAAGGACAAGGAGCAGACTATTTCCGTCATCACTCCCCAATCTCCAATCGGGAAACTGCTGGTGGGGCGCCGGGCCGGTGAAACGGTGAGCCAGACGACCTCGACCCGGCCCCGGCAGCTTGAGATTGTCCGGGTCTGCTGA
- a CDS encoding ABC transporter substrate-binding protein, whose product MVIRIFLKFLLTSSGFLAFLVLLAVLLEPDPDPLAIAYSSDELAAAADLRSTHYDTTHPPVINQQVDYSEGVSAPWYPKEESPILAGWVAQGILPPVAERVGPEPVVMLGVDGLGRYGGTWMQGTNAARNVDTFGTLYADAQLVRWSPLGYPIVPHVAKSYEILEGGRTYVFHLRKGMRWSDGALFTADDILYWWEYEALDSSLGRDAAALDYRVMEFRGRLGRIRKIDELTVAFEFDEPNGIFLNLLATYAGSYLTSTPAHYLRRFHPTLGDPEFIREMMDSYQMPSPAALYVKIKSWDNVEHPRLWPFIYRTHKSTPPYAYVRNPYYFAVDPVGRQLPYLDRVQYDIKSTELLSLAAANGDFSLQTGFSPSDYTMMMENRKSGDYEIYHWTVGDGSSALIFPNLNLRYDPNDRIGARKVVLLRDKRFRQALSMAINRQEIIDVSYHGMSEAVQAGPGPESIFHEPAQYHAFTRLDPDGANRLLDEIGLIERDSEGFRTLPDGSRLHFFLNFQYGTNYLGGMLQSVVDDWARVGIRATARERSVNLFRIEFEGLQHEFSVVGATGQMLPLNLPRLFTLTRGAWYASAWARWFDLGGYYGKAVRLGEGVQRPPDDSPIMEAVAIYDRAIRESDPRKQAEIFRGALKIAAEELWSINIASSPPVFAAVKNGFHNVPRQVVYNWDMLGLGGSGRETFYFDEPSDSPGAIAQTAEAMVRPTLPPRLAGARSAPEGSVEADGWVGRTFRWLFLTGLLAGLALVAFRHPFIGRRILIMCPTLFVISIVVFTIIQLPPGDYLTSMISRYEVLGEQADMSRIEELKTLFKLDQSVVGQYLGWSGLRWFVTFSPEDKGLLQGHLGRSMETLALVNDMLGDRLLLTVVISLGTILFTWMVALPIGIYSAVRQYSIGDYVVTFFGFLGMCIPNFLLALLLMHFASQWFGLNISGLFSAEYGAQPEWTWGKFFNLLEHLWLPVVVLGVAGTASMIRVMRGNLLDELRKPYVTTARAKGVRPVKLLLKYPVRLALNPFISSIGVLFPQLISGGAIVAMILSLPTIGPEMIYALTSEDMYLAGTLLMLLSVLGVVGTLVSDLLLMALDPRIRMESGRR is encoded by the coding sequence ATGGTGATCCGGATATTCCTGAAGTTCCTTCTGACGTCGTCCGGCTTTCTGGCATTCCTGGTCCTGCTGGCGGTGCTTCTCGAGCCTGACCCTGACCCGTTGGCGATCGCCTATTCGTCGGATGAGCTTGCCGCTGCCGCAGACCTTAGGTCCACCCATTACGACACCACCCATCCTCCGGTCATCAATCAGCAGGTTGACTACTCGGAGGGGGTGTCGGCGCCGTGGTATCCGAAAGAGGAGTCCCCGATCCTGGCCGGATGGGTGGCGCAGGGGATCCTGCCGCCAGTGGCCGAGCGGGTGGGTCCGGAACCGGTCGTCATGCTCGGGGTGGATGGCCTTGGCCGCTATGGCGGCACCTGGATGCAGGGTACGAATGCCGCCCGCAATGTGGATACCTTCGGCACGCTCTACGCCGACGCTCAGCTGGTGCGCTGGTCCCCGCTCGGTTACCCGATCGTGCCGCACGTGGCCAAGTCCTATGAGATCCTTGAAGGCGGGCGGACTTATGTGTTCCATCTGCGCAAAGGGATGCGGTGGTCCGATGGTGCCCTGTTCACGGCGGACGACATCCTCTATTGGTGGGAATACGAGGCGCTTGATTCTTCCCTGGGCCGGGATGCGGCCGCCCTTGACTACAGAGTCATGGAGTTCAGGGGGCGATTGGGCCGAATTCGCAAAATCGACGAGCTGACCGTGGCCTTCGAATTCGATGAACCCAATGGGATTTTTCTCAATCTCCTCGCGACCTACGCGGGCAGCTACCTGACCTCCACCCCGGCACATTACCTGAGGCGGTTTCATCCGACGCTGGGGGATCCGGAATTCATAAGGGAAATGATGGATTCCTATCAGATGCCGAGCCCGGCGGCCCTTTACGTCAAGATCAAGAGCTGGGACAACGTGGAGCATCCCCGACTCTGGCCCTTCATCTACCGCACGCACAAGTCCACCCCACCTTATGCGTATGTTCGCAATCCCTATTATTTCGCCGTCGATCCGGTCGGTCGGCAGCTGCCTTATCTCGACCGGGTCCAGTATGACATCAAGTCGACCGAACTCCTGAGTCTGGCCGCGGCCAACGGGGATTTCTCGCTGCAGACCGGTTTTTCCCCCTCCGACTACACCATGATGATGGAGAATCGGAAATCCGGTGACTATGAAATCTATCATTGGACGGTCGGCGACGGATCATCGGCTCTGATCTTTCCGAACCTCAACCTCCGCTACGATCCCAACGACCGGATCGGGGCCCGGAAGGTCGTTCTCCTGCGGGACAAGCGCTTCCGACAGGCGCTGTCGATGGCGATCAATCGGCAGGAGATCATCGATGTGAGCTACCACGGGATGAGCGAGGCGGTTCAGGCCGGCCCGGGACCCGAGTCGATCTTTCACGAGCCCGCCCAATACCACGCCTTCACCAGACTGGATCCCGACGGCGCGAACCGTCTGCTCGACGAGATTGGCCTGATTGAACGTGACAGCGAGGGGTTCCGAACCCTGCCGGACGGCAGTCGCCTGCATTTCTTTCTCAATTTCCAGTATGGAACGAACTACCTGGGGGGGATGCTGCAGAGCGTCGTGGACGACTGGGCCCGGGTGGGGATCCGGGCGACGGCCAGGGAACGTTCGGTCAATCTCTTCCGGATCGAATTCGAGGGGTTGCAGCACGAGTTCTCCGTGGTCGGGGCCACCGGCCAGATGCTGCCCCTGAATCTGCCCCGCCTTTTCACCCTGACGCGGGGGGCCTGGTATGCCTCGGCCTGGGCCCGCTGGTTCGATCTGGGTGGGTATTATGGCAAGGCGGTCAGGCTGGGCGAAGGGGTCCAGCGACCACCGGATGACTCTCCCATCATGGAAGCGGTGGCCATTTACGACCGTGCCATCCGTGAGTCGGACCCCCGCAAACAGGCGGAGATCTTCCGCGGGGCCCTGAAGATCGCAGCCGAGGAGCTCTGGTCGATCAATATCGCGAGCAGCCCCCCCGTTTTTGCCGCGGTCAAGAACGGCTTTCACAACGTACCCCGTCAAGTGGTTTACAATTGGGACATGCTCGGATTGGGCGGGTCGGGGCGCGAAACCTTCTATTTTGACGAACCGAGCGATTCGCCCGGAGCGATCGCCCAGACCGCGGAAGCCATGGTCAGGCCGACGCTGCCGCCCCGCCTGGCCGGGGCGCGTTCGGCGCCCGAGGGGTCGGTTGAGGCAGACGGATGGGTCGGCCGCACCTTCCGCTGGCTCTTCCTGACGGGTTTGCTGGCCGGGTTGGCCCTCGTTGCTTTCAGGCATCCCTTCATCGGACGGCGCATCCTGATCATGTGTCCGACCCTTTTTGTCATATCGATCGTTGTCTTCACCATCATCCAATTGCCGCCGGGCGACTACCTCACATCGATGATATCGCGGTATGAAGTGCTCGGCGAACAGGCGGACATGAGCCGGATCGAGGAACTCAAGACTCTCTTCAAGCTGGATCAATCCGTCGTTGGCCAGTACCTGGGATGGTCGGGCCTCCGGTGGTTCGTGACCTTCTCCCCCGAGGACAAGGGCCTGCTCCAGGGCCATCTCGGGCGATCAATGGAAACGCTTGCCCTGGTCAACGACATGCTCGGGGACCGCCTCCTTCTCACCGTGGTGATCAGCCTGGGAACGATCCTCTTCACCTGGATGGTGGCGTTGCCCATCGGAATCTACTCGGCCGTTCGGCAGTATTCAATTGGTGACTACGTGGTGACGTTCTTCGGCTTTCTCGGCATGTGCATCCCGAATTTCCTGCTCGCCCTGCTCCTCATGCACTTCGCCTCCCAGTGGTTCGGTTTGAATATCTCCGGCCTGTTCTCGGCCGAGTACGGGGCTCAGCCGGAATGGACCTGGGGCAAATTCTTCAACCTGCTCGAGCATCTCTGGCTGCCGGTCGTGGTCCTCGGTGTGGCCGGAACGGCTTCGATGATCCGGGTGATGCGGGGCAATCTTCTCGATGAATTGCGCAAGCCCTACGTCACGACGGCCCGGGCCAAGGGGGTACGGCCGGTCAAGCTGCTGCTCAAATACCCGGTCCGCCTTGCCCTCAACCCGTTCATCTCCTCGATCGGTGTGCTCTTTCCCCAGTTAATTTCGGGAGGCGCCATCGTGGCGATGATTCTCAGCCTGCCGACCATCGGACCCGAGATGATCTATGCGCTGACCAGCGAGGACATGTACCTGGCGGGCACCCTGCTCATGCTGCTCAGCGTCCTCGGGGTGGTGGGCACACTGGTCAGCGATCTGCTGTTGATGGCCCTGGATCCGCGAATCCGCATGGAGTCGGGAAGACGATGA
- a CDS encoding uroporphyrinogen decarboxylase family protein, whose product MTKKERFLAFARFEPVDRVPRRATYVDDLRERMTRVLGQAPDLYFDMDTGHGAGLNPPEGFEFPDYAIYHPDFEVGKGGFTVDRNGCGHLSTGFYHFTKYISPLRHATRFEEIENYPIASNADWLDDEMLAARRRAEAEGTYTQIFVGHMYENAWQVRGYEEFLMDLLTDREWAECLLDRFCDNNLRTAVAAARAGYDCIGTGDDVANQNTLMFQPDLWRTVMKPRWAKVIAAARAIKPDIQVWYHSDGNLTPILDDLVEIGITILNPVQPECMDPVAVRKRFGRRLAFDGCVGTQTTFPFGTPGEMRQCVRDLADVLEAGKGGLMLSPTHVLEPEVPPENVRAFFEGCDALVYD is encoded by the coding sequence ATGACGAAGAAAGAACGTTTCCTGGCCTTTGCGCGATTTGAACCGGTCGACCGGGTCCCCCGGCGGGCCACTTATGTGGACGACCTCAGGGAGCGGATGACGCGGGTTCTCGGTCAGGCTCCGGACCTTTATTTCGACATGGATACCGGTCATGGGGCCGGCCTGAATCCACCGGAGGGTTTCGAGTTTCCCGATTACGCGATCTACCACCCGGACTTCGAAGTGGGGAAGGGCGGATTCACCGTGGATCGCAATGGTTGCGGGCACCTCAGCACGGGATTTTATCACTTCACCAAGTACATCAGCCCGCTGCGTCACGCCACCCGCTTCGAGGAGATCGAAAACTACCCGATCGCCAGCAATGCCGATTGGCTGGACGATGAGATGCTGGCGGCCAGGCGGCGGGCGGAAGCTGAGGGCACCTACACCCAGATCTTCGTCGGCCATATGTATGAGAATGCCTGGCAGGTGCGCGGATATGAGGAATTCCTGATGGATCTCCTGACCGATCGGGAGTGGGCGGAGTGTCTGCTCGACCGGTTCTGCGACAACAATCTGCGAACCGCGGTGGCGGCCGCCCGGGCCGGGTATGATTGCATCGGGACCGGAGATGACGTGGCCAATCAAAACACCCTGATGTTCCAGCCGGATCTCTGGCGGACGGTCATGAAACCACGCTGGGCCAAGGTCATCGCGGCGGCGCGGGCCATCAAACCCGATATCCAGGTCTGGTACCATTCCGACGGAAACCTGACGCCGATACTCGATGATCTGGTTGAGATCGGCATCACCATCCTCAATCCGGTCCAGCCCGAGTGCATGGATCCCGTGGCGGTGCGCAAGCGTTTTGGCCGGCGCCTGGCCTTTGACGGCTGTGTCGGGACACAGACGACGTTCCCTTTCGGGACGCCAGGGGAAATGCGACAGTGCGTCCGCGACCTGGCCGACGTCCTGGAGGCCGGGAAAGGCGGCCTCATGCTCTCGCCCACCCATGTGCTTGAACCCGAGGTGCCGCCGGAGAACGTGAGGGCCTTTTTCGAAGGGTGTGACGCCCTGGTCTACGATTGA
- a CDS encoding ABC transporter permease, translating into MKAMDDSGKPPSSGTPSPKGAAGELPVDTPAVDIAVLSQWQLIQTRFRRHRVAVVALYLIVFLYFLAVFAGFFAPYSQYRRDAADSFAPPQVPFFSLSDGFYSYRSVRQEDPITLKRTYRVDRTRKIPLGFLVEGDSHSFLGLFESRLHFFGVDLEKWRSTVHDSSEAPPSFLLLGADRYGRDILSRVLHGSRISLSIGLVSIVITFMLGSLIGGISGYVGGRVDTLIQRLIEIINSFPHLPLWMAIAAIVPGTWPPLRIYFAITIVLSLLNWTGLARVVRGKILSLREEEYAIAARLLGASHSRVLFRHLLPGFTSHIIVTLTLSIPGMILGETALSFLGLGLRPPIVSWGVMLQDCLNLQVVADYPWHLTPVLFIIITVLAFNFLGDGLRDAADPYSTR; encoded by the coding sequence ATGAAGGCGATGGACGATTCCGGAAAACCGCCATCCTCGGGAACCCCGTCTCCGAAAGGGGCGGCAGGTGAGTTGCCGGTGGACACCCCGGCCGTGGACATTGCCGTCCTTTCCCAATGGCAATTGATCCAGACGCGGTTCCGCCGGCACCGGGTGGCCGTGGTTGCGCTCTACCTTATCGTCTTTCTCTATTTCCTGGCGGTCTTTGCGGGTTTCTTTGCACCCTATTCGCAATACCGGAGGGATGCCGCCGATTCGTTTGCGCCGCCGCAAGTGCCCTTCTTCAGTCTGTCGGACGGGTTTTATTCGTATCGTTCAGTGCGACAGGAGGATCCGATCACCCTGAAGCGCACCTATCGGGTGGACCGGACCCGGAAGATCCCGCTCGGCTTCCTGGTCGAGGGCGACAGCCATTCATTTTTGGGCCTTTTCGAATCGCGCCTTCACTTCTTCGGCGTCGACCTGGAGAAATGGCGGTCGACGGTCCATGATTCATCGGAGGCTCCGCCCTCGTTTCTTCTGCTCGGGGCGGACCGCTACGGACGGGACATCCTCAGCCGGGTGCTCCACGGCTCCCGCATCAGCCTTTCGATCGGCCTGGTCTCCATCGTTATCACCTTCATGCTCGGATCCCTGATTGGAGGGATTTCCGGCTACGTCGGCGGGCGGGTCGACACCCTGATCCAGCGGTTGATTGAGATCATCAACTCGTTTCCCCATCTTCCGCTCTGGATGGCGATCGCCGCGATCGTGCCGGGCACCTGGCCGCCGCTTCGTATCTATTTTGCAATTACGATTGTACTCAGTCTGCTCAACTGGACGGGGCTGGCCCGGGTCGTTCGCGGCAAGATCCTCTCGCTGCGGGAAGAGGAATACGCGATCGCGGCGCGCCTGCTGGGCGCGTCCCACTCCCGGGTTCTCTTTCGGCATCTCCTTCCCGGCTTCACCAGCCACATCATTGTCACCCTGACCTTGAGCATCCCGGGAATGATCCTTGGGGAGACGGCGCTGAGTTTTCTCGGATTGGGTCTGCGGCCGCCGATCGTCAGCTGGGGCGTCATGCTCCAGGATTGCCTGAATCTGCAGGTGGTGGCCGACTATCCCTGGCACCTGACGCCCGTCCTCTTCATCATCATCACCGTTTTGGCCTTCAATTTCCTCGGCGACGGCCTCCGCGATGCGGCCGATCCCTATTCGACGCGTTGA